In Cataglyphis hispanica isolate Lineage 1 chromosome 10, ULB_Chis1_1.0, whole genome shotgun sequence, a genomic segment contains:
- the LOC126852422 gene encoding protein unc-45 homolog B, translating into MTKSDMTAQEWKEKGNEEFNKGNWSEAVDCYTNALNLVKEDNAEKAIYYKNRAAAYLKLLDYEKVIKDCDNALKICSNDPKALFRRCQALEALQRFEEAYRDARNIILSDPNNKSIQPIAARLHEIVQERHKEMSRVSAKVSQMLDLAFDMSIDKEKRETAMNNLLVLARERAGAEEIFKQKGVSKITKFLKVGKDEEVICNAIRIIGELCKNNINRTESIIRDIGLPWFLEMINSKLAERVNASQYCLQTILNTYSGMDNKPDSKPDKTLCETHKKEIDTILSCLLYSVTNRTITGLARDAIIELIMRNIHYTALDWAERLVELRGLQRLMEVASEMEEYKYESSMDITSSTRTITSVCLARIYENMYYDAAKERFRNAIEEFIKDKLLTPDIESKVRIVVAITTLLLGPTDVGNAIVAKEGILEMILVMAGTDDLLQQKVACECIVAVASKKDKATAIINQGVNILKKLYQSKDDSIRVRALVGLCKLGSSGGTDATIRPFADGATKKLAEACRRFLINPKKDKDMRKWAIEGLSYLTFDAEVKEKLIEDQQAIQAMIELAKTGDQSILYGVVTTLVNLCNAYDKQELIPEMIELAKFAKHHIPEEHELDDIDFVNKRLCALAKAGVTSALVSLAKTDSQNSRELIARVFNAICSQQEVRGIIVQQGAAKALLPLALDNTDKGKKQASQALARLGITINPEVAFPGQRIMEVVRPFINLLNPECSALENFESLMALCNLAGVNDIVRKRILKEGGFQKIEAYMYEEHDMLRRAATQVINNLVMCEETIRYYEQENDRIKYLVILCEDEDQDTSIAAAGALAMLTSASKKACEKIFDSKDWLESLRFLLANPNHDVQHRGVVIVLNMMRSTKDVAAKLIETDIMEILMALSKNNNVENNKIKELASTALDVAAEWKLIKKNVDENESSESTKQIVDLALNDTW; encoded by the exons ATGACAAAATCAGATATGACTGCACAAGAGTGGAAAGAGAAAGGTAACGAAGAGTTTAACAAAGGCAACTGGTCAGAGGCGGTAGATTGCTATACAAATGCACTGAACTTAGTAAAGGAAGATAATGCTGAGaaagcaatatattataaaaatcgagcTGCcgcttatttaaaattacttgatTATGAGAAAGTGATCAAGGATTGTGATAATGCATTAAAGATATGCTCTAATGATCCCAAGGCCTTATTTCGTAGATGTCAAGCACTTGAAGCATTGCAGAGGTTTGAAGAGGCATATCGAGatgcaagaaatattattttatctgatcccaataataaatctattcaGCCTATAGCAGCACGTTTACATGAAATTGTACAAGAACGACATAAAGAAATGTCACGTGTTAGTGCCAAA gTATCACAAATGCTAGATCTAGCCTTTGACATGAGCATAGATAAAGAGAAGCGTGAAACTGCTATGAATAATTTACTTGTGCTTGCACGCGAGAGGGCTGGTGCAGAAGAGATTTTCAAACAGAAAGGTGTatctaaaataacaaaatttttgaaagtggGAAAGGACGAGGAAGTAATCTGCAATGCGATCCGTATTATAGgcgaattatgtaaaaataatattaatcgaacTGAATCTATTATAAGAGATATCGGTTTGCCTTGGTTTTTGGAAATGATAAACAGTAAGCTTGCAGAGAGGGTCAATGCATCTCAATACTGTTTACAG actaTATTGAATACTTATAGTGGTATGGACAATAAGCCCGATTCAAAACCTGACAAGACTTTGTGCGAGacacataaaaaagaaatagacacAATTCTATCATGTCTATTGTATAGTGTAACAAATAGAACAATAACAGGTCTTGCAAGAGATGCAATAATAGAACTTATTATGCGTAATATTCATTACACTGCATTAGACTGGGCTGAACGGTTGGTCGAACTTCGCGGTTTACAAAGATTGATGGAAGTAGCCAGCGAAATGGAGGAATACAAGTATGAATCCTCAATGGACATTACATCTTCCACACGAACTATAACTAGTGTATGTTTGGCTAGAATATATGAGAACATGTATTATGATGCTGCTAAGGAACGATTTAGAAATGCCattgaagaatttattaaagataaattacttACACCAGATATAGAATCTAAG GTTCGTATAGTAGTTGCGATAACGACTTTATTATTGGGCCCGACAGATGTTGGAAATGCAATTGTAGCTAAAGAAGGGATTTTAGAAATGATCCTCGTTATGGCAGGGACGGATGATCTATTGCAGCAGAAAGTCGCTTGCGAATGTATTGTTGCCGTCGCGTCCAAAAAAGATAAGGCTACCGCGATCATAAATCAaggtgtaaatattttaaagaagctATATCAATCTAAAGATGACTCAATCCGCGTCCGAGCATTAGTGGGATTGTGTAAGTTAGGAAGTTCGGGAGGCACAGATGCGACTATCAGGCCGTTTGCGGACGGAGCAACGAAAAAATTGGCCGAGGCCTGCAGACGATTCTTGATTAATCCCAAGAAGGATAAAGACATGAGAAAATGGGCTATAGAGGGTCTATCATATCTTACTTTTGACGCCGAAGtcaaggaaaaattaatagaagatCAACAGGCCATTCAAGCTATGATTGAGCTTGCCAAAACTGGCGATCAGTCTATTCTCTATGGCGTGGTCACAACGTTAGTGAACTTGTGCAACGCTTATGACAAGCAAGAGCTCATACCCGAAATGATTGAATTGGCAAAGTTCGCAAAACATCATATTCCCGAAGAACACGAATTAGATGATATCGACTTTGTAAATAAGAGATTATGCGCGTTAGCCAAGGCTGGTGTAACCAGTGCTCTAGTCAGTCTTGCTAAAACAGATAGTCAAAATAGCAGGGAATTGATAGCGCGCGTTTTTAATGCGATATGCAGTCAACAAGAAGTGAGAGGAATAATCGTTCAACAGGGTGCTGCGAAGGCTTTATTACCATTAGCATTAGATAATACAGATAAAGGAAAGAAGCAAGCCTCACAAGCTCTGGCTCGTTTAGGAATCACGATAAATCCCGAGGTCGCTTTTCCCGGTCAGAGAATAATGGAGGTCGTTCGACCATTCATAAATCTTCTGAATCCAGAGTGTTCTGCTCTCGAGAATTTCGAAAGTCTAATGGCTCTGTGCAATCTAGCTGGTGTCAATGACATCGTGCGAAAACGTATACTGAAGGAAGGAGGATTCCAGAAGATCGAGGCCTATATGTACGAAGAGCACGACATGCTGAGGCGCGCGGCCACgcaagttataaataatttggtaATGTGTGAGGAGACAATCCGATATTACGAACAAGAAAACGACCGCATCAAGTATCTTGTAATACTGTGCGAAGATGAGGATCAAGATACTAGTATTGCAGCGGCTGGAGCTCTGGCGATGCTAACATCAGCTAGCAAAAAAGCTTGCGAAAAGATCTTTGATTCGAAAGATTGGCTGGAGTCTCTACGCTTTTTACTCGCCAATCCAAATCATGATGTACAACATAGGGGAGTCGTAATCGTATTGAACATGATGAGAAGCACAAAGGATGTTGCTGCAAAACTTATTGAAACGGATATAATGGAAATATTGATGGCATTGAGTAAAAACAATAATGTTGAAAACAACAAAATCAAAGAATTGGCATCCACTGCTTTGGATGTTGCTGCTGAATGGAAATTGATCAAGAAAAACGTCGATGAAAACGAATCGTCAGAAAGCACTA AACAAATTGTTGACCTGGCACTGAACGATACATGGTGA